One Rattus norvegicus strain BN/NHsdMcwi chromosome 20, GRCr8, whole genome shotgun sequence DNA segment encodes these proteins:
- the Rpl39l4 gene encoding large ribosomal subunit protein eL39-like, with product MSSHKTFRIKRFLAKKQKQNRPIPQWVRMKTGNKIRYNSKRRHWRRAKLGL from the coding sequence ATGTCTTCTCACAAGACTTTCAGAATCAAGCGATTCCtggcaaagaaacaaaagcaaaatcgtCCTATTCCTCAATGGGTTCGGATGAAAACTGGTAACAAAATCAGGTACAACTCTAAGAGAAGACACTGGAGGAGAGCGAAGCTGGGTCTGTAA